A DNA window from Drosophila virilis strain 15010-1051.87 chromosome 4, Dvir_AGI_RSII-ME, whole genome shotgun sequence contains the following coding sequences:
- the Ror gene encoding tyrosine-protein kinase transmembrane receptor Ror isoform X3 produces the protein MLKIAIGRMVQVTEELKTNPGKVEKNPWCFVDDQSLDRSIEPCNIPKCVDKLWLTIISILALAAVAVVLTSVLILKKKSSRGMKNIQSINTPNAGNNIYGNSQLNSNQDTGRMNLNSSIELVGIPSKNMEKNSLLRIPHFTLQDVEFFEELGEGAFGKVYKGQLTQPNKKIVNVAIKALKENASIKTQQDFRREIELISDLKHQNIVCILGVILNKEPYCMLFEYMANGDLHEFLISNSPIEKKTLLQLEFLQIAIQISEGMEYLSGHHYVHRDLAARNCLVNEGLIVKISDFGLSRDIYSSDYYRVQSKSLLPVRWMPSESILYGKFTTESDIWSFGVVLWEIYSYGMQPYCGYSNPEVIHLIRSRQLLSCPENCPTAVYSLMMECWHEQAVKRPTFSDISHRLKTWYDGHVKISNQNI, from the exons GAACCCAGGAAAAGTTGAAAAGAACCCGTGGTGTTTTGTAGATGACCAATCTTTAGATAGAAGTATTGAACCTTGCAATATTCCAAAATGTGTCGATAAGCTCTGGCTaacaataatttcaatattggCGTTGGCAGCTGTAGCTGTTGTCCTAACTTCAGttcttattttaaaaaagaaaagttctCGTGGaatgaaaaatatacaaaGT ATTAATACACCAAACGCcggaaataatatatatggaaaTTCACAATTAAACTCAAACCAAGATACAGGAAGAATGAATTTAAATAGTTCCATTGAACTTGTAGGCATCCCATCTaaaaatatggaaaaaaaTTCACTTTTGCGAATACCACACTTTACATTACAAGATGTAGAGTTCTTTGAAGAATTGGGCGAGGGAGcttttg gaAAAGTATATAAAGGGCAACTAACGCAacccaacaaaaaaattgtaaatgttgCCATTAAAGCATTAAAAGAAAACGCCTCAATTAAAACACAACAAGATTTCAGGCGTGAGATTGAATTAATATCAGATCTTAAGCACCAAAACATTGTTTGCATACTTGGGGTGATTTTAAATAAAGAGCCTTACTGTATGCTTTTCGAATATATGGCGAATGGTGACTTGCATGAATTTCTAATATCAAATTCGcctattgaaaaaaaaacattattacAACTGGAATTTCTACAAATAGCAATACAAATAAGTGAGGGAATGGAATACTTATCAGGTCATCACTATGTTCATCGTGATTTAGCTGCTCGAAACTGTTTGGTCAATGAAGGTTTGATTGTAAaaatttctgattttggatTGTCACGGGATATTTACAGTTCTGATTATTACAG GGTGCAATCAAAATCGTTACTTCCTGTTCGGTGGATGCCATCCGAGTCTATTTTATATGGAAAATTTACAACTGAAAGTGATATATGGTCTTTTGGAGTTGTTCTTTGGGAAATATATAGTTATGGAATGCAG CCGTATTGTGGTTACAGCAATCCAGAGGTAATACATTTAATTAGATCCCGCCAATTACTCTCTTGTCCAGAAAATTGCCCAACGGCGGTGTATTCTTTAATGATGGAATGTTGGCATGAACAAGCAGTAAAACGTCCGACATTTTCAGACATATCGCACCGATTAAAGACTTGGTATGACGGTCATGTTAAGATCAGtaaccaaaatatttaa